From a single Eleginops maclovinus isolate JMC-PN-2008 ecotype Puerto Natales chromosome 20, JC_Emac_rtc_rv5, whole genome shotgun sequence genomic region:
- the trub2 gene encoding mitochondrial mRNA pseudouridine synthase TRUB2 encodes MATPAIRMFRKIDGLFCVYKPSGVHWKLVRDGIETNLLKGVNATPSQPLPKEVRFLALPAGEAEAPKGLTLSAASVPVLSKHTLVTGPEFQNIKVGVGHRLDASSSGVLVLAVGNGNKALNNLYKTRVTRDYTVEGEFGTATDDFSNTGRIVERSTYGHITKDKLERVLAMLQGANQKALLMYSNVDMRSQEAYEMAVRGLLGPDGKSLPILTGLRCIHFQPPNFTLEVQCLNETQKYLRKVVHEIGLELRSTAVCKGVRRTRDGPFTLQDALTRHHWKASDVIQAIGQYRPSKKKSKTPIKDSPLQELEESTTVNQMNSEREQQ; translated from the exons ATGGCAACTCCAGCTATTCGGATGTTTCGGAAAATAGACGGCTTGTTTTGTGTGTACAAACCCTCAGGTGTCCACTGGAAACTAGTACGTGATGGCATCGAGACAAATCTTTTAAAAG GAGTAAATGCTACACCATCCCAACCACTTCCTAAGGAGGTTCGCTTTTTGGCACTCCCAGCCGGTGAGGCTGAAGCACCCAAGGGACTCACACTGTCTGCAGCCTCTGTGCCAGTACTGTCCAAGCATACTCTGG tgaCTGGACCTGAATTTCAGAATATTAAAGTTGGAGTAGGACACCGCCTGGATGCATCCTCTTCTGGCGTTCTGG TTCTTGCTGTTGGGAATGGAAACAAGGCCCTGAATAATCTCTACAAGACACGAGTGACAAGG GACTACACTGTGGAGGGGGAATTTGGAACGGCAACGGATGATTTCTCTAACACAGGCAGAATTGTCGAAAGGTCAACCTACG GTCACATCACAAAAGATAAGCTGGAAAGAGTCTTGGCGATGCTGCAGGGAGCCAATCAAAAGGCCTTGTTAAT GTATTCAAACGTAGACATGCGCTCGCAGGAAGCCTATGAGATGGCTGTGCGAGGTTTACTTGGTCCAGACGGGAAATCGCTGCCTATTCTGACAGGCTTGCGGTGCATTCACTTCCAGCCCCCCAACTTTACTTTAG AGGTGCAGTGTCTTAATGAAACTCAGAAATATTTGCGCAAAGTTGTGCATGAGATAGGACTGGAGCTGCGCAGCACAGCAGTGTGTAAAGGAGTTAGGAGGACCAGAGACGGCCCCTTCACCCTGCAGGATGCGCTGACCCGTCACCACTGGAAGGCTTCCGATGTTATACAGGCCATCGGGCAATACCGCCCCtccaaaaaaaaatctaaaacaccGATCAAAGACTCACCATTACAAGAATTAGAAGAGAGTACGACAGTTAACCAGATGAACTCAGAAAGGGAGCAACaataa